In Wenyingzhuangia fucanilytica, the following are encoded in one genomic region:
- a CDS encoding glycosyltransferase family 4 protein, translating into MKILIFYQYFTTPKGSWGTRIYEFAKEWVKEGHEVTVVTSIYSKSDLQAKKLIETQYFEGIKVEVVNVKIDNKQPILKRVFTFVYYAIISSWYAIFMRSDIVIASSGPITVGIPGLISNFFKNGKFVYEVRDLWPEVAIELGVIKNNTIKKIAFYIEKKLYKKAKLVVGLSPGMRDFVINNFKHTNTISVTNASNINLFGSEYEFPKNDFLSKETTYAIYTGNIGRVNNSYWLVNTARYLKKIGREDIKIVLAGDGQQREEICEIARSEDLDNFIYLGLISKEKLVPYIKNAIASLVPLEANLVLDTSSPNKLFESLAAGVPVIQTTNGWIKEYLDKNRVGFTLSGTSESELGNLLVELSDNGELIYEYSKNATNCAARDFDQKVLAKKYLDALKKLHE; encoded by the coding sequence ATGAAAATATTAATATTTTATCAATATTTTACAACTCCCAAGGGTTCGTGGGGAACTAGAATTTATGAGTTTGCAAAAGAGTGGGTTAAAGAAGGGCATGAGGTGACTGTGGTGACTAGTATATATTCCAAATCGGATTTACAAGCTAAAAAGTTAATAGAGACTCAATATTTTGAAGGAATTAAAGTAGAAGTAGTTAATGTTAAAATAGATAATAAACAACCTATATTAAAAAGAGTGTTTACGTTTGTTTATTATGCTATAATTTCTTCGTGGTATGCTATATTTATGAGATCAGATATAGTGATTGCATCTTCTGGGCCAATAACAGTTGGGATTCCAGGCTTGATTTCAAATTTCTTTAAAAACGGGAAATTCGTATATGAGGTAAGGGATTTGTGGCCTGAAGTAGCTATAGAGTTAGGTGTTATTAAAAATAATACGATAAAAAAAATAGCATTTTATATTGAAAAAAAATTATATAAAAAGGCAAAATTAGTAGTTGGTCTTTCACCTGGAATGAGAGATTTTGTGATAAATAATTTTAAACATACAAACACAATATCAGTGACTAACGCGAGTAATATAAATCTATTTGGTTCTGAATATGAGTTTCCTAAAAATGATTTTTTATCAAAGGAAACGACTTATGCTATATATACAGGAAATATTGGAAGAGTAAACAACTCTTATTGGTTAGTTAATACAGCTAGATATCTTAAAAAGATTGGTAGAGAGGATATTAAAATAGTTTTAGCGGGAGATGGTCAGCAAAGAGAAGAAATTTGTGAAATAGCGCGAAGCGAAGATTTAGATAATTTTATTTATTTAGGTTTAATATCGAAAGAAAAATTAGTGCCATATATTAAAAATGCTATAGCATCATTAGTGCCTTTAGAAGCAAATCTTGTCTTAGATACCTCTTCACCAAATAAACTTTTTGAATCATTAGCAGCAGGGGTCCCAGTTATTCAAACAACAAATGGATGGATAAAAGAATATTTAGATAAGAATAGAGTAGGGTTTACCTTATCAGGAACATCTGAAAGTGAATTAGGAAATTTATTAGTGGAATTATCAGATAATGGTGAGTTAATCTATGAATACAGTAAAAATGCAACTAACTGTGCTGCTCGAGATTTTGATCAAAAAGTATTAGCAAAAAAGTATTTAGATGCTTTAAAAAAATTACATGAATGA
- a CDS encoding NAD-dependent epimerase/dehydratase family protein, whose translation MKILITGSNGFLGSRFVSSYKDKFELLTLSRKNADICIDLGAGDELESIDTDIVIHAAGKAHTVPKTEAEKEEFFKVNLKGTQNLVRSLKNVKTFVFISTVAVYGVESGAKINEKHKLEGQTPYAKSKILTEKFLSEHCKENNINLLVLRLPLLAAENPPGNLGTMIRAMSHKRYLSINKGKAKRSVVLIEDIVNWLPSCFGKTGIYNLTDNDDPTFRELELTIANQLNITPPISLPLFVAKFLGFMGDMFRLSFINSDKINKMTNSLTFCSKKAIEELEWNPRKVKENFKIH comes from the coding sequence ATGAAAATATTAATTACAGGATCAAATGGATTTTTAGGGAGTCGTTTTGTAAGCTCGTATAAAGATAAATTTGAGTTATTAACCCTAAGTAGAAAAAATGCAGATATTTGTATTGATTTAGGAGCAGGTGATGAATTAGAGTCTATAGATACAGATATTGTCATTCATGCTGCTGGAAAAGCTCATACAGTACCAAAAACAGAAGCTGAAAAAGAAGAGTTTTTTAAGGTGAATTTAAAAGGTACACAAAACTTAGTAAGGAGTTTGAAAAATGTTAAAACATTTGTGTTTATTAGTACTGTAGCTGTTTATGGAGTAGAGTCAGGAGCTAAAATTAACGAAAAACATAAATTAGAAGGACAGACACCTTACGCTAAAAGTAAAATTTTAACTGAGAAATTTTTAAGTGAACATTGTAAAGAAAATAACATAAATCTTTTAGTTCTTAGATTGCCGCTTTTAGCCGCAGAAAATCCTCCTGGTAATTTAGGGACTATGATTAGAGCTATGAGTCATAAAAGATATTTGTCTATCAATAAAGGAAAAGCAAAAAGAAGTGTAGTATTGATAGAAGATATTGTGAATTGGTTACCATCTTGTTTTGGTAAAACAGGTATATATAACCTTACGGATAACGATGATCCGACTTTTAGAGAATTGGAACTTACAATTGCTAATCAATTAAATATTACTCCCCCTATTTCATTACCTTTATTTGTTGCAAAGTTTTTAGGTTTTATGGGAGATATGTTTAGGTTGTCTTTTATTAATAGTGATAAAATTAATAAAATGACTAATAGTCTTACTTTTTGTAGTAAAAAGGCTATAGAAGAATTAGAATGGAACCCTAGAAAAGTAAAAGAAAATTTTAAAATACATTAA
- a CDS encoding MraY family glycosyltransferase, with product MYIITFLTLALLSLVYLKVADKLNIIDKPNQRSSHTIPTIRGGGILFVFAFFIYEISTGFNEVYLSIAVLLIAIVSFIDDMKTLSAKIRFPFQVAAVTLVMYQIGLFNMPIWIPMIAIFACTGYINFYNFMDGINGITGLYSMAVLCGVYVVNQENPVLSNELIIYQLLALVVFGFYNFRKKARFFAGDIGSISIALILIYMTFTLLYEKESPIYILLLVVYGADAALTMLYRVLIKESLTEAHRHHIYQKLVDRTALSHLQVAGLYAILQLIIIGLINVALPLSIQAHYLLTGIVIVVLTIMYFIIFAKMEKIKKDNQ from the coding sequence ATGTATATCATTACTTTCTTAACCCTTGCATTACTATCATTAGTATACTTAAAGGTAGCAGACAAATTAAATATTATAGACAAACCCAATCAACGTAGTTCACATACCATACCGACCATTAGAGGAGGAGGGATTCTATTTGTATTTGCCTTTTTTATTTATGAAATAAGTACAGGGTTTAACGAAGTCTACTTATCTATAGCAGTTTTATTAATTGCAATAGTCAGTTTTATTGATGACATGAAAACTTTGTCAGCAAAAATTAGATTTCCATTTCAGGTAGCGGCGGTAACTTTGGTAATGTATCAAATAGGCTTGTTTAATATGCCAATATGGATTCCTATGATTGCGATTTTTGCATGTACTGGTTATATTAATTTCTACAATTTTATGGATGGAATTAATGGAATTACAGGTTTGTATAGTATGGCCGTATTATGTGGTGTGTATGTAGTGAATCAAGAGAATCCTGTATTAAGTAATGAATTGATTATATACCAATTATTGGCCTTAGTAGTATTTGGATTTTATAATTTTAGAAAAAAAGCACGCTTTTTTGCAGGGGATATCGGAAGTATTTCCATAGCATTGATTTTAATTTACATGACGTTTACTTTGCTTTACGAAAAGGAATCACCTATTTATATATTGTTGTTAGTAGTATATGGAGCTGATGCAGCCTTAACGATGTTATATAGAGTGCTGATTAAAGAAAGCTTAACCGAAGCCCATAGGCATCATATCTATCAAAAGTTGGTAGATAGAACTGCTTTATCACATTTACAAGTTGCAGGTTTATATGCGATATTACAGTTAATAATTATAGGGTTGATTAATGTTGCTTTACCTCTTTCTATACAAGCACATTACCTACTAACAGGAATTGTGATAGTAGTGCTTACCATCATGTATTTTATTATATTCGCTAAAATGGAAAAAATAAAAAAAGATAACCAATAA
- a CDS encoding four helix bundle protein — protein MKCNLEVWEVAHQLTIEVYELTKSFPKEELYGLTSQVRRSVSSVPTNIIEGQARQYKKEYIQFLYIAKGSIEETNYHLFLAKDLAYITEEQYLEL, from the coding sequence ATGAAATGTAATTTAGAAGTTTGGGAAGTTGCACATCAGTTAACGATAGAGGTGTATGAGTTGACAAAAAGTTTCCCAAAAGAAGAGTTATATGGATTAACAAGCCAGGTAAGAAGGAGTGTGTCGAGTGTACCGACAAATATTATAGAAGGCCAAGCAAGGCAGTATAAAAAAGAATATATTCAGTTTTTATATATTGCAAAAGGATCTATAGAAGAAACAAATTATCACTTATTTTTAGCAAAAGATTTGGCATATATTACAGAAGAACAATATTTGGAATTATAA
- a CDS encoding oligosaccharide flippase family protein, translated as MINKKVFQLIENISALFSLKAIDLGLSLWLIPYLILKIGLHHYGVYAFAMSLVLFFVNVLNYGFNLSTVRELAKHKDDQIKVNTIFNEVLSVKLFLFGVLYILFLGISFIIPKFSEHFNLYFFASLVLIGDLFSLRWFFMGIEKMKFITIIHLCSTLVFIGLILLNISKPSDYIIIPLYEALGMFISSLFSFIWVLKKYNIQIGFISFKEVLIYLKTHFNSFINLLLPSTSGVFIVFLSGMLGLPSFVGLTQIGIKLTAAFTTLNTILTNVFYPLVNRNNAMEFPTRKILNILGFFVSVMMFVLGEFLTRNWLHFETEAMMQNMILIVKILSPIPFLAAIVSSYGVNGLLTKYKDKLFGRITIIASMTMLLSAILLVPLYPITGAVLSFLIARIVYSALSYYFLKANS; from the coding sequence ATGATCAATAAAAAAGTTTTTCAGCTGATAGAAAACATAAGTGCTTTGTTTTCATTAAAAGCAATTGATTTAGGATTGAGTTTATGGTTAATTCCTTATTTAATTTTAAAAATAGGCTTGCATCACTATGGAGTATATGCTTTTGCCATGTCTTTGGTTTTGTTTTTTGTGAATGTGTTGAATTATGGATTCAATCTTTCTACGGTAAGAGAGTTGGCAAAGCATAAGGATGATCAAATAAAAGTAAACACTATTTTTAACGAGGTTTTATCTGTTAAACTGTTTTTATTTGGAGTGTTATATATATTATTTTTAGGGATAAGTTTTATAATACCTAAATTTTCAGAACATTTTAATTTGTACTTTTTTGCCTCTTTAGTTTTAATTGGGGATTTATTTTCTTTAAGATGGTTTTTTATGGGGATAGAAAAGATGAAGTTTATCACCATCATTCATTTATGTTCAACCTTGGTTTTTATAGGTTTGATTTTGTTGAATATATCAAAACCATCAGATTACATAATCATTCCATTGTACGAAGCTTTAGGAATGTTCATCAGTTCCTTGTTTTCTTTTATATGGGTACTAAAAAAATACAATATTCAAATAGGATTTATTTCATTTAAAGAGGTGTTAATCTATCTAAAAACACATTTTAATTCTTTTATAAATTTATTACTTCCATCTACCTCAGGAGTTTTTATAGTATTTTTATCAGGAATGTTAGGACTTCCTTCTTTTGTAGGATTAACACAAATAGGGATAAAATTAACGGCAGCTTTTACAACCTTAAATACAATTTTAACCAATGTTTTTTATCCTTTAGTAAATAGAAATAATGCTATGGAGTTTCCAACTAGGAAAATATTAAATATTTTAGGTTTTTTTGTAAGTGTGATGATGTTTGTGCTAGGAGAGTTTTTAACCAGAAATTGGTTGCATTTTGAAACTGAGGCCATGATGCAAAATATGATATTAATTGTAAAAATACTAAGCCCTATCCCTTTTTTAGCGGCAATAGTGTCTAGTTATGGTGTCAATGGTTTATTAACCAAATACAAGGATAAGTTATTTGGTAGGATAACCATAATAGCAAGTATGACCATGCTGCTATCAGCAATACTTTTAGTGCCATTATACCCAATAACAGGTGCAGTGCTGTCTTTTTTAATAGCGAGGATTGTGTATAGTGCTTTATCTTATTATTTTTTAAAAGCGAATAGTTAA
- a CDS encoding glycosyltransferase family 4 protein, with the protein MKQNKVLLMVVNVDWLFLLHRVEFAREALNRGWKVIIAAKNTGKAGEIEKQGFEFVNIDISRSGTNLFKEIITLISLWWLYIKVRPNMVYQVTMKPVIYGTLGARILGIPTLNAISGLGYNFTNERKGRVQNIMIKMMRYGFNKKINSLIFENDEDCQELKNLNIINHKNTVKVIKGIGVDLNKFKPIETPAIEKIKVLLPTRMLWDKGVKEFVEAALLLEKEYKGIVKFVLCGRLDHENKEGVPLEYLTKHQIPGYLEWIGSQEDMITQYKDAAIVVLPSYREGLPVVLMEACAMGKPIVTTDAIGCKECVEEGLNGYKVPVKSVKELAHAIEKLIKDPKLREAMGEYARQKAEKEFDKSVIVKLHLSLCDKLLK; encoded by the coding sequence ATGAAACAAAACAAAGTATTGTTAATGGTAGTCAATGTAGATTGGCTTTTTCTATTACATAGAGTAGAGTTTGCTAGAGAAGCTTTAAATCGAGGTTGGAAGGTAATAATAGCAGCAAAAAACACAGGTAAAGCTGGTGAAATTGAAAAACAAGGTTTTGAGTTTGTAAATATTGATATTTCACGTTCAGGTACAAATTTGTTTAAAGAAATAATAACCTTGATTAGTTTGTGGTGGTTATATATAAAAGTAAGACCAAATATGGTTTATCAAGTAACAATGAAACCTGTGATATATGGAACTTTAGGGGCTAGAATTTTAGGTATTCCAACTTTAAATGCAATTAGTGGCCTAGGATATAATTTTACAAATGAACGTAAAGGTCGTGTGCAAAATATCATGATTAAAATGATGCGTTATGGGTTTAATAAAAAAATAAATAGCTTAATTTTTGAAAACGATGAAGATTGTCAAGAGTTAAAAAACTTAAACATAATCAATCACAAAAACACAGTCAAAGTAATCAAAGGAATTGGGGTAGATTTAAATAAGTTTAAGCCTATAGAAACCCCTGCTATTGAAAAAATAAAAGTATTGTTACCAACAAGAATGCTTTGGGATAAAGGGGTAAAGGAATTTGTAGAGGCAGCTTTATTATTAGAAAAAGAATATAAAGGAATAGTGAAATTTGTCTTGTGTGGAAGATTAGATCACGAGAATAAAGAAGGGGTACCCTTAGAATATTTAACAAAACATCAAATTCCAGGTTACTTAGAGTGGATTGGGAGTCAAGAGGACATGATAACACAATATAAAGATGCAGCTATAGTTGTGTTACCTTCGTATAGAGAGGGGTTACCAGTAGTACTGATGGAGGCCTGTGCAATGGGAAAACCTATTGTTACCACTGACGCTATTGGCTGTAAAGAGTGTGTAGAAGAAGGCCTTAATGGATATAAAGTACCTGTAAAGTCGGTAAAAGAACTCGCTCATGCCATTGAAAAGTTAATCAAAGACCCAAAGCTTAGAGAGGCAATGGGAGAGTATGCTAGGCAAAAGGCTGAAAAAGAATTTGACAAGTCCGTTATTGTTAAGTTACACTTAAGTTTATGTGATAAATTACTTAAATAG